AACGAGTGATTTCGCTATATGTAGCTGTGTCAAATGCCTCGTCTGCGAAAAAACGACGCAAACGTTGAAACTGCGCATTGCCAATTTTGCTATATAAATAAATATTTAATAGACCATCTGAAAAAAACTTTTCTGGTGATAACGGTGGCAAGATTTCGTAAATATAAAAGCGTTGATCGTTTTCGGTTTTCACATAACTCTTTAAAAGACCTAAGCCTTCTAATTTCAGCCTTGCCTCGAATAACGCTTTCAAACTAATATCAAGCATATTTAAAAGTTGGACGTGCGAATGCGCTTCTGACCAAAGTCTGTTTTCTTCGACTTCTGTGAACAGTGTTTGATATAAAGCAAGACATTCCGCCCCCATTAGCGGTTGATATAACATCGTAATAATTTTTCTGTCGGCGCCGGTCAAGATTCCACTTGCTTTCACTTGATAGCTGTCTACCGCTTGAAGCTCCATCCAAAATTCCGTCAATTTACTCACCTATCTTTATTTTTTTCCATTAAATCTTTTAACTCTTCTACAAACACACTAATATCTTTAAATTGGCGATACACCGAAGCGAAGCGCACGTAGGCAACTTCATCGAGATTCGCTAATTTATTCATCACTTTTTCACCAATTAAGTCAGACGCTATTTCGCTGTCTCCAATATTTCGCAGTTCACGTTCTACCTCATTGACAATTTCTTCAATTTGTTCTGCGCTAACTGGTCGTTTTTCACATGCTCTTATTAAGCCGCGTCGCACTTTTTCACGAGCAAATTCTTCTCTTGCTCCGTCTTTTTTCACAACTATTAAAGGACTCTCTTCTACCTTTTCAAAAGTAGTAAAACGAAATCCGCATTTTTCACATTCACGCCGTCTTCGGATGGAATTGCCATCATCTGCCGGTCTTGAGTCTACAACACGTGTACCATTATATTGACAAGTAGGACATCTCACAAAAAATCACTCCTATCTCTAGCATTTCTCTATCTGTTTATTTGTATGCCTCATTATACCATGTGAAAGTAAGGGTGGCTATTTGTTCTTTACAAAACGTTCAATAAATGTATAAACTTGTTTTTGCGTCTTTTCAAGTGACTCATTATTATCGATGACAAAATCAGCTTTTCTCGCCTTTTCATCGATTCCCATTTGGCTTTCAATTCTTCTTAATGCATCTTCTTTTGTTAGATTATTTCGCTCCATCAGACGTTTTAACTCTGTTTCAGGGGTGGTCCAAACAACAACGATCTGATCCAC
The sequence above is drawn from the Listeria monocytogenes genome and encodes:
- the nrdR gene encoding transcriptional regulator NrdR, with translation MRCPTCQYNGTRVVDSRPADDGNSIRRRRECEKCGFRFTTFEKVEESPLIVVKKDGAREEFAREKVRRGLIRACEKRPVSAEQIEEIVNEVERELRNIGDSEIASDLIGEKVMNKLANLDEVAYVRFASVYRQFKDISVFVEELKDLMEKNKDR